A single genomic interval of Spinacia oleracea cultivar Varoflay chromosome 6, BTI_SOV_V1, whole genome shotgun sequence harbors:
- the LOC130463659 gene encoding uncharacterized mitochondrial protein AtMg00810-like yields the protein MKMPEGIPNPGIKVCRLTKSLYGLKQASRQWFAKLHGELQKQGFVQSKNDYSLFIKRDSTYITLAAVYVDDILLIGNHVPTINSLKKHLDAVFSIKDLGVMSYFLGIEVGYLPDGVVLTQKKFTKSLLADCGFDLTKFAVTPLPINTKLLAEEGSLYDKPELYRTLVGKLNFLTHTRPDLSFAVQLLSQFMHQPRDSHVAALTHVLRYVSHTAGQGILLQAADSLTLQAFSDSDWAACPNTRKSVTGYVLLFGNSPVSWKSKKQSTISRSSSEAEYRAMAAAASEVTWLVRLLEEFAIYIAKNPVFHERTKHIEIDCHFTRDKVLEGLLQLTYLPTHSQLADVFTKALPSPQLHDLLSKLGVSPATPSLRGGVGQYDVDFIKSTQQQDARQSHHPNAGLAHSRSHPILAAQLIAATKLHQCSSFQ from the exons ATGAAGATGCCTGAAGGTATCCCAAACCCTGGTATCAAGGTGTGCAGACTCACTAAATCCCTTTATGGTTTAAAGCAGGCTTCTAGGCAATGGTTTGCTAAACTACATGGGGAACTACAGAAACAAGGGTTTGTGCAATCCAAGAATGACTATTCTCTATTCATTAAGAGAGATTCAACATACATTACTCTTGCTGCAGTTTATGTTGATGACATCTTACTCATAGGGAACCATGTTCCTACCATCAATTCTCTTAAGAAACATTTGGatgcagttttcagtatcaaaGACTTGGGTGTTATGAGTTATTTCCTTGGTATAGAAGTTGGCTATCTTCCTGATGGGGTGGTTCTGACACAAAAGAAGTTCACCAAGTCTTTACTTGCAGATTGTGGTTTTGACTTGACCAAATTTGCTGTCACTCCTCTAccaataaacaccaaattactTGCTGAAGAAGGGTCACTTTATGATAAACCAGAACTTTACAGAACCTTGGTGGGAAAGTTGAATTTCTTAACCCATACAAGACCTGACCTTAGCTTTGCAGTGCAACTTCTGAGCCAATTTATGCACCAACCTAGGGATTCTCATGTTGCTGCTCTCACACATGTTCTTAGATATGTTTCTCACACAGCAGGCCAAGGTATTCTACTGCAGGCTGCAGATTCTCTCACTTTACAAGCTTTTTCTGACAGTGATTGGGCTGCTTGTCCCAACACTAGGAAGTCAGTGACTGGCTATGTATTGCTATTTGGCAATTCTCCTGTGTcttggaagtccaagaaacaaaGCACCATTTCTAGAAGTTCTTCAGAGGCTGAATACAGGGCCATGGCTGCAGCTGCATCTGAAGTCACTTGGTTGGTTCGTTTACTTGAGGAGTTTG CTATATACATTGCCAAGAATCCTGTCTTCCATGAGAGGACTAAACACATAGAAATCGACTGCCATTTCACCAGAGATAAAGTGCTGGAAGGTCTCTTACAACTCACTTATTTGCCAACTCACTCTCAATTAGCCGATGTTTTCACCAAAGCTCTACCTTCACCTCAGTTACATGACCTCTTATCCAAGCTAGGTGTCTCTCCTGCAACTCCTAGCTTGAGGGGGGGTGTTGGACAGTATGATGTTGACTTCATCAAGTCAACACAGCAACAAGATGCAAGGCAATCACACCATCCCAATGCTGGTTTAGCACACAGCAGATCACACCCCAT CTTAGCTGCTCAGTTAATAGCAGCTACTAAACTACATCAGTGTTCTTCATTTCAGTGA